In Rhodobacter xanthinilyticus, a single window of DNA contains:
- a CDS encoding lytic transglycosylase domain-containing protein — protein MIRPLTLAAALAATLAFAPPSGAEEARGLADAMVAVSARDWAKAEAGARMTGPLSFDIVTWHRLRAGEGAFADYADFVARRGDWPGMELLRKKGEAQLAGARPDEVIAYFAGAAPQTGAGALALIGAYQAAGRGADAARAAEAAWRGLALEEAEQAEFLARHGDLVAPHHGGRMQAMLDRGELTQARRMLPLVTAGTRAVAAARIALQARASGVDTLIKAVPEHMAGSAGLAFDRALWRWRNDLEADAAALILERSTDAETLGDPALWVDLRANLARWFLRAGDAHLAYKIAARHRLTDRGSDYAELEWLAGYAALKLGDAPVALKHFEAFSGAVASPISVSRGAYWRGRALEVLGRPGEAQAAFREGARHQTAFYGLLAAERAGVALDPAFAAPPALPEWRGAPFTQSSVFEAAALLHDAGQEELARRFLLHLEESQPADQIGPMAALALGWRDAHLALGLAKRGASAGQVLVPAYYPIPDLTTHDLGVPEELALSIARRESEFDPAVISHVGARGLMQLMPGTAKMMAEKLGQPYDLARLTTDPTYNARLGGAYLAQLREEFGASPILVAAGYNAGPGRPRRWIEERGDPRSPTVDLVDWVEMIPFTETRNYVMRVAESLPVYRARLGKPAVRFTEELRGIAP, from the coding sequence ATGATCCGACCCCTGACCCTTGCGGCCGCGCTGGCCGCGACCCTTGCTTTCGCGCCGCCCTCGGGCGCAGAAGAGGCGCGCGGCCTTGCCGATGCGATGGTGGCGGTGAGCGCGCGCGATTGGGCCAAGGCCGAGGCGGGCGCGCGGATGACCGGGCCCTTGAGCTTCGATATCGTCACCTGGCACCGGCTGCGCGCGGGCGAGGGGGCCTTCGCCGATTACGCCGATTTCGTCGCGCGCCGGGGCGATTGGCCGGGGATGGAGCTCTTGCGCAAGAAGGGCGAGGCGCAGCTTGCCGGCGCGCGCCCCGATGAGGTGATCGCCTATTTCGCCGGCGCCGCGCCGCAGACCGGGGCGGGGGCGCTCGCGCTGATCGGGGCCTATCAGGCCGCGGGCCGGGGGGCCGATGCCGCGCGCGCCGCCGAGGCCGCCTGGCGGGGCCTCGCGCTCGAGGAGGCCGAGCAGGCCGAGTTTCTCGCCCGCCACGGCGATCTCGTCGCGCCCCATCATGGCGGGCGGATGCAGGCGATGCTCGACCGCGGCGAGCTGACCCAGGCGCGGCGGATGTTGCCTCTGGTGACCGCGGGCACCCGCGCGGTGGCGGCGGCGCGGATCGCGCTTCAGGCGCGCGCGAGCGGGGTCGATACGCTGATCAAGGCGGTGCCCGAGCATATGGCGGGCTCGGCGGGGCTCGCGTTTGATCGCGCGCTCTGGCGCTGGCGCAATGATCTCGAGGCCGATGCCGCGGCGCTGATCCTCGAGCGTTCGACCGATGCCGAGACCTTGGGCGACCCCGCGCTTTGGGTCGATCTGCGCGCCAATCTCGCGCGCTGGTTCCTGCGCGCGGGCGATGCGCATCTCGCCTACAAGATCGCCGCGCGCCACCGGCTCACCGATCGCGGCTCGGATTATGCCGAGCTCGAATGGCTGGCGGGCTATGCCGCGCTCAAGCTCGGCGATGCGCCGGTCGCGCTCAAACATTTCGAGGCGTTTTCGGGCGCCGTCGCGAGCCCGATCAGCGTGTCGCGCGGGGCCTATTGGCGCGGCCGCGCGCTCGAGGTTCTGGGCCGTCCGGGCGAGGCGCAGGCCGCCTTCCGCGAGGGCGCGCGCCACCAGACGGCGTTTTATGGCCTGCTCGCGGCCGAGCGCGCGGGCGTGGCCCTCGACCCGGCCTTCGCGGCGCCCCCCGCTCTGCCCGAGTGGCGCGGCGCGCCCTTCACGCAAAGCTCGGTCTTCGAGGCGGCGGCGCTTTTGCATGACGCGGGGCAGGAGGAGCTCGCGCGGCGTTTCCTTCTGCATCTCGAGGAGAGCCAGCCCGCCGATCAGATCGGCCCGATGGCGGCGCTGGCGCTGGGCTGGCGCGATGCGCATCTGGCGCTGGGGCTCGCCAAGCGCGGCGCCAGCGCGGGGCAGGTGCTCGTGCCCGCCTATTACCCGATCCCGGATCTGACCACCCATGATCTCGGCGTGCCCGAGGAGCTCGCGCTCTCGATCGCGCGGCGCGAGAGCGAGTTCGACCCGGCGGTGATCAGCCATGTCGGCGCGCGCGGTCTGATGCAGCTGATGCCGGGCACCGCGAAGATGATGGCCGAGAAGCTCGGCCAGCCCTATGACCTTGCCCGCCTGACCACCGACCCGACCTATAACGCGCGGCTCGGCGGGGCGTATCTGGCGCAGTTGCGCGAGGAATTCGGCGCCTCGCCGATCTTGGTCGCGGCGGGGTATAACGCCGGGCCCGGGCGCCCGCGCCGCTGGATCGAGGAGCGGGGCGACCCGCGCAGCCCGACGGTCGATCTCGTCGATTGGGTCGAGATGATCCCCTTCACCGAGACGCGCAATTACGTCATGCGGGTGGCCGAGAGCCTGCCGGTCTATCGCGCGCGGCTGGGCAAACCGGCGGTGCGCTTCACCGAGGAGCTGCGCGGGATCGCGCCTTAA
- a CDS encoding DMT family transporter: protein MTAQNTRAGIVMMIAATFIFAMQDGISRHLAGAYNTYMVVMVRYWFFAAFVIAVAARRPGGLRAMARVAHPGWQALRAVLLVVEIYVMIAAFIRLGLIDTHAVFISYPLLIAALSGPILGEKVGWRRWAAIGAGFLGILVVLEPGGGMFTPAALIPLAAASMFAVYSLATRYVSRRDSGEVSFFWTGVLGAAFATAVGLWFWQPMSAGDWGWMALLCVTAVVAHGLLIRAYEVAEASALQPFAYLQLVWGAGIGMSVFGDVLRPNVALGAAIVVGAGLFTLWRARRAGA, encoded by the coding sequence ATGACCGCGCAAAACACCCGCGCGGGGATCGTCATGATGATCGCCGCAACCTTCATCTTCGCGATGCAGGACGGGATCTCGCGCCATCTCGCCGGCGCCTACAACACCTATATGGTGGTGATGGTGCGCTACTGGTTCTTCGCGGCCTTCGTGATCGCGGTGGCGGCGCGGCGGCCGGGGGGCCTGCGGGCGATGGCGCGGGTGGCGCATCCGGGCTGGCAGGCGCTGCGCGCGGTGCTGCTCGTCGTCGAGATCTATGTGATGATCGCGGCCTTCATCCGGCTCGGGCTGATCGACACCCATGCGGTCTTCATCTCCTATCCGCTCCTGATCGCGGCGCTCTCCGGGCCGATCCTGGGCGAGAAGGTCGGCTGGCGGCGCTGGGCGGCGATCGGGGCGGGGTTTCTGGGCATCCTCGTCGTGCTCGAACCGGGCGGCGGCATGTTCACCCCCGCGGCGCTGATCCCGCTGGCGGCGGCCAGCATGTTCGCCGTCTACAGCCTCGCCACGCGCTACGTCTCGCGCCGCGATTCGGGCGAGGTGTCGTTCTTCTGGACGGGCGTGCTCGGCGCGGCCTTTGCCACCGCGGTCGGCCTCTGGTTCTGGCAGCCGATGAGCGCGGGCGATTGGGGCTGGATGGCGCTTCTCTGCGTCACCGCGGTGGTGGCGCATGGGCTTTTGATCCGCGCCTATGAGGTGGCCGAGGCCTCGGCGCTGCAACCCTTCGCCTATCTGCAACTCGTCTGGGGCGCGGGTATCGGGATGAGCGTCTTTGGCGATGTGCTGCGCCCGAATGTGGCGCTCGGCGCCGCGATCGTGGTCGGCGCGGGGCTCTTCACGCTCTGGCGGGCGCGCCGCGCGGGCGCTTAA
- the mnmD gene encoding tRNA (5-methylaminomethyl-2-thiouridine)(34)-methyltransferase MnmD — translation MSLPDQSQAALDWRDGSLPVSTRFDDPYFSLAGGLAETRHVFLAGNDLPARLCPGFQVAELGFGTGLNLIALSLAAGPVPVRFTSFEAFPMSAAEIARALTAFPEAEAAAGPFLAAWARGETRFTLGAVEAEVILGDARETLPAWSGAADAWFLDGFSPAKNPELWGEDLMAEVGRHTAPGGSFATYTAAGFVRRGLAAAGFAVSRAPGYAGKRHMSRGARA, via the coding sequence ATGTCCCTCCCTGACCAGAGCCAAGCCGCGCTTGATTGGCGCGATGGCAGCCTCCCGGTTTCGACCCGCTTCGACGACCCCTATTTCTCGCTCGCGGGAGGGCTCGCCGAGACCCGCCATGTGTTTCTGGCCGGCAATGACCTGCCCGCGCGGCTTTGCCCCGGGTTTCAGGTGGCCGAGCTCGGCTTTGGCACCGGGCTCAACCTGATCGCGCTCTCGCTCGCCGCCGGGCCGGTGCCGGTGCGCTTCACCTCCTTCGAGGCCTTCCCGATGTCGGCCGCCGAGATCGCCCGCGCGCTCACCGCCTTCCCGGAGGCCGAGGCCGCCGCGGGGCCGTTCCTCGCGGCCTGGGCGCGGGGCGAGACGCGCTTCACGCTCGGCGCGGTCGAGGCGGAGGTGATCCTCGGCGACGCGCGCGAGACCCTGCCCGCCTGGTCCGGCGCGGCGGATGCGTGGTTTCTCGACGGCTTCTCGCCCGCGAAAAACCCCGAGCTCTGGGGCGAGGATCTGATGGCCGAGGTCGGCCGCCATACCGCGCCGGGCGGCAGTTTCGCGACCTATACCGCGGCAGGCTTCGTGCGGCGCGGCCTCGCGGCGGCGGGGTTCGCGGTCAGCCGCGCGCCGGGTTACGCGGGCAAGCGCCACATGAGCCGGGGGGCGCGCGCATGA
- a CDS encoding NAD(P)/FAD-dependent oxidoreductase — protein sequence MARGEWVSLRGAGVFGLACAFELARRGLRVRVIEAARVGAGASGGTVGALAPHVPEHWNPKKQFQLESLLMAEAFWAEVAQVGGRDPGYARLGRIQPLADAAAVARARERAAGAEAHWAGAARWRVARAEEFAFAPLSPTGLVVHDTLTARASPRAAGAALAAAITALGGEIVIGAGEEIGPVIHATGWQGLAELSAAFGKPLGTGVKGQSALLRHDAGAVPQIYAESVHIVPHADGTVAIGSTSERDFDAPGTPDEQLDTLIEKARALCPALAGAEVVDRWAGVRPRARSRAPMLGPWPGRPGHFIANGGFKIGFGMAPKVAQVMADLVLEGRDTIPEGFRVEDNL from the coding sequence ATGGCAAGGGGCGAATGGGTGAGCCTGCGCGGCGCCGGGGTCTTCGGGCTGGCCTGCGCGTTCGAGCTGGCGCGGCGGGGGCTGCGGGTGCGGGTGATCGAGGCGGCGCGGGTCGGCGCGGGGGCCTCGGGGGGCACGGTGGGCGCGCTCGCGCCGCATGTGCCCGAGCATTGGAACCCGAAGAAACAGTTCCAGCTCGAGAGCCTGCTGATGGCCGAGGCGTTCTGGGCGGAGGTGGCGCAGGTGGGCGGGCGCGACCCGGGCTATGCGCGGCTCGGCCGGATCCAGCCGCTCGCCGATGCGGCGGCGGTGGCGCGCGCGCGCGAACGCGCGGCGGGCGCCGAGGCGCATTGGGCGGGGGCGGCGCGCTGGCGCGTGGCGCGGGCGGAGGAATTCGCCTTCGCGCCGCTCTCGCCCACCGGGCTTGTGGTGCATGATACGCTCACCGCCCGCGCCAGCCCCCGCGCGGCCGGCGCCGCGCTGGCCGCCGCGATCACCGCGCTCGGCGGCGAGATCGTGATCGGCGCGGGCGAGGAGATCGGCCCGGTCATCCATGCGACCGGCTGGCAGGGGCTCGCCGAGCTTTCCGCGGCGTTTGGCAAACCGCTCGGCACCGGGGTGAAGGGGCAATCGGCGCTCCTGCGCCATGATGCGGGCGCGGTGCCGCAGATCTATGCCGAGAGCGTCCATATCGTGCCCCATGCCGATGGCACGGTGGCGATCGGCTCAACCTCGGAGCGCGACTTCGACGCGCCGGGCACCCCGGACGAGCAGCTCGACACGCTCATCGAGAAAGCCCGCGCGCTCTGCCCGGCGCTGGCGGGGGCCGAGGTGGTCGACCGCTGGGCCGGCGTGCGCCCGCGTGCGCGCAGCCGCGCGCCGATGCTCGGCCCCTGGCCGGGCCGCCCGGGCCATTTCATCGCCAATGGCGGCTTCAAGATCGGCTTTGGCATGGCGCCGAAGGTCGCGCAGGTGATGGCTGATCTCGTCCTCGAGGGGCGCGACACGATCCCCGAGGGCTTCCGCGTCGAAGATAATCTCTGA
- a CDS encoding DUF805 domain-containing protein: MDFQTAVRTCLKKYVTFSGRATRSEYWWFVLFGLLGQIVFGVIDNMLFHTGRAMQGPGFFSYSQDGGPLGALFSLAIFLPMLSVGVRRLHDLDKSGWWLLISFLPLVGFLVLLYFFVQPSQPGANRFGGRATPTNPWGPSETPPPGLS; encoded by the coding sequence ATGGATTTTCAAACCGCCGTTCGCACTTGCCTGAAGAAATACGTCACCTTCTCTGGCCGCGCCACGCGGTCGGAATATTGGTGGTTCGTGCTCTTCGGGCTGCTTGGCCAGATCGTGTTTGGCGTGATCGACAACATGCTCTTCCACACCGGCCGCGCGATGCAGGGCCCGGGCTTTTTCAGCTACAGCCAGGATGGCGGGCCGCTCGGGGCGCTCTTTTCGCTCGCGATCTTCCTGCCGATGCTGTCGGTCGGGGTGCGCCGGCTGCATGATCTCGACAAATCGGGCTGGTGGCTCTTGATCAGCTTTCTGCCGCTGGTGGGCTTTCTCGTGCTGCTGTACTTCTTCGTGCAGCCCTCGCAGCCGGGCGCAAACCGCTTTGGCGGGCGCGCCACCCCCACCAACCCCTGGGGCCCGAGCGAGACCCCGCCGCCGGGCCTGTCCTGA
- a CDS encoding glutamate--cysteine ligase, whose product MSIPQQGGGPIERFEQLAEFLASGEKPREAWRIGTEHEKFGYLADTKAPLPYEGERSVRAMLEGLRDAFGWEEVLEGGKIIGLTKDGANVSLEPGGQLELSGAPLETIHDTCREVGEHLREVHQIADRIGARFIGLGAAPIWGAGEMPMMPKGRYRLMTDYMDRVGTMGKTMMYRTCTVQVNLDFASEADMVQKMRVALALQPVATALFANSPFLDGKPNGYKSWRAHVWQNLDAARTGMLPFMFDDGAGYEAYVDYVLDVPMYFVYRDGKYINALGQSFRDFLKGELPALPGEKPTLSDWADHLTTVFPEARSKKYIEMRGADGGPWRRLCALPAFWVGLMYDQGALDAAWDLVKGWDDETREGLRRAASKDALQGEFAGIKMHDLAREVVAISQAGLKARARPGADGLIPDESHFLNALEESIATGQVPADELLARYHGDWGGDLSRIYAEYSY is encoded by the coding sequence ATGTCCATTCCTCAGCAGGGCGGTGGCCCGATCGAGCGCTTCGAGCAGCTCGCCGAATTCCTCGCCTCGGGCGAGAAGCCGCGCGAGGCCTGGCGGATCGGGACCGAGCACGAGAAATTCGGCTATCTCGCCGATACCAAGGCGCCGCTGCCCTATGAGGGGGAGCGCTCGGTGCGCGCCATGCTCGAGGGGCTGCGCGATGCCTTTGGCTGGGAGGAGGTGCTCGAGGGCGGCAAGATCATCGGCCTGACCAAGGACGGCGCCAATGTCAGCCTCGAACCGGGCGGCCAGCTCGAGCTCTCCGGCGCGCCTCTGGAGACGATCCATGACACCTGCCGCGAGGTGGGCGAGCACCTGCGCGAGGTCCATCAGATCGCCGACCGGATCGGCGCGCGGTTCATCGGGCTCGGCGCGGCGCCGATCTGGGGCGCGGGCGAGATGCCGATGATGCCGAAGGGCCGCTACCGGCTGATGACCGATTACATGGACCGCGTCGGCACGATGGGCAAGACGATGATGTATCGGACCTGCACCGTGCAGGTGAACCTCGATTTCGCCTCCGAGGCGGATATGGTGCAGAAGATGCGCGTGGCGCTCGCGCTGCAACCCGTCGCCACCGCGCTCTTCGCCAATTCGCCCTTCCTCGATGGCAAGCCCAATGGCTACAAATCCTGGCGCGCGCATGTCTGGCAAAACCTCGATGCCGCGCGCACCGGGATGCTGCCCTTCATGTTCGACGACGGCGCGGGCTATGAGGCCTATGTCGATTACGTCCTCGATGTGCCGATGTATTTCGTCTATCGTGACGGCAAATATATCAACGCGCTCGGCCAGAGCTTCCGCGATTTCCTGAAGGGCGAGCTGCCCGCGCTACCCGGCGAGAAGCCGACGCTCTCGGATTGGGCCGACCATCTGACCACCGTCTTCCCCGAGGCGCGCTCGAAGAAATATATCGAGATGCGCGGCGCCGATGGCGGGCCGTGGCGGCGGCTCTGTGCGCTGCCGGCGTTCTGGGTCGGGCTCATGTATGATCAGGGCGCGCTCGATGCGGCCTGGGATCTGGTCAAGGGCTGGGATGACGAGACCCGCGAGGGCCTGCGCCGCGCGGCCTCGAAAGACGCGCTGCAGGGCGAATTCGCCGGGATCAAGATGCATGATCTCGCGCGCGAGGTGGTGGCGATCTCGCAGGCCGGGCTGAAGGCGCGCGCGCGCCCCGGGGCGGATGGGCTGATCCCCGACGAGAGCCATTTCCTCAATGCGCTCGAGGAATCGATCGCGACGGGGCAGGTGCCGGCCGATGAGCTTCTGGCGCGCTATCACGGCGATTGGGGCGGCGATCTGAGCCGGATCTACGCGGAGTACAGCTACTGA
- a CDS encoding 16S rRNA (uracil(1498)-N(3))-methyltransferase produces MELIERAKIRLCVDHPLGEGKTVPLDEAQAHYLFAVMRLGPGARVALFNGADGEWTAEVTEAAKKRGTLLCLGLAAPQLSPPDLWLLFAPIKKERTDFIVEKATELGCARVLPVATEFTNAGRIRQDRLQAHALEAAEQCLGTYVPEVADLEPLRKVLAGWDPARRILWADESLVGPAETLAGLAPGPWAILIGPEGGFSEAERAALRALPFVTPVSLGPRILRADTAACAAITLWQAALGDWR; encoded by the coding sequence ATGGAACTCATTGAACGCGCCAAGATCAGACTTTGTGTAGACCACCCTTTGGGGGAGGGAAAGACCGTGCCGCTCGACGAGGCGCAGGCGCATTACCTCTTCGCGGTGATGCGGCTCGGGCCCGGCGCGCGGGTCGCGCTGTTCAACGGGGCGGATGGCGAATGGACCGCCGAGGTCACCGAGGCCGCCAAGAAACGCGGCACGCTCCTGTGTCTGGGCCTCGCCGCGCCGCAGCTCTCGCCGCCCGATCTGTGGCTCCTCTTCGCGCCGATCAAGAAGGAGCGCACCGATTTCATCGTCGAGAAGGCGACCGAGCTCGGCTGTGCGCGGGTTCTGCCGGTGGCGACCGAGTTCACCAACGCCGGCCGGATCCGGCAGGATCGGTTGCAGGCCCATGCGCTCGAGGCGGCCGAGCAATGTCTGGGCACCTATGTGCCCGAGGTGGCCGATCTCGAGCCGCTGCGCAAGGTGCTCGCGGGCTGGGATCCGGCGCGGCGGATCCTGTGGGCCGATGAGAGCCTCGTGGGGCCGGCCGAGACGCTGGCGGGGCTCGCGCCCGGGCCCTGGGCGATCTTGATCGGGCCGGAGGGCGGGTTCTCCGAGGCCGAGCGCGCCGCGCTGCGGGCGCTGCCCTTTGTGACGCCGGTCTCGCTCGGGCCACGGATCCTGCGCGCCGATACCGCGGCCTGCGCGGCGATCACGCTGTGGCAGGCCGCGCTCGGGGATTGGCGGTGA
- the ubiA gene encoding 4-hydroxybenzoate octaprenyltransferase: MTPTQETPEAHGRVADAVRGNWVDHWAPASWRPYLRLSRADRPIGTWLLLLPCWWGIALAAAADAPRLSDLWLALACAAGAFLMRGAGCTWNDITDRKFDAAVARTRSRPIPSGQVTVRQALLWLVVQVGVSAAILLSFNTASIVLGVVALLPVAVYPFAKRFTWWPQAFLGIAFNWGALVGWTAHAGSLSAGAVLLYLSGLVWTLFYDTIYAHQDKEDDALIGVKSTARLFGEDSAHWLTGFLVVSVGLMAAGVLVALLPDAPPLTLALAIAAPWAFGWHMLWQLRRLDIDDTETCLRLFRANRDTGLIVALFLAAAAIV; this comes from the coding sequence ATGACCCCGACGCAAGAAACGCCAGAGGCGCATGGCCGCGTGGCCGATGCGGTCCGCGGCAATTGGGTGGACCATTGGGCGCCGGCGTCCTGGCGGCCCTATCTGCGGCTCTCGCGCGCCGATCGGCCGATCGGGACGTGGCTCTTGCTGTTGCCCTGCTGGTGGGGGATCGCGCTTGCCGCCGCCGCCGATGCGCCGCGGCTCTCAGATCTGTGGCTCGCGCTCGCCTGCGCGGCGGGGGCGTTCTTGATGCGCGGCGCGGGCTGCACCTGGAACGACATCACCGACCGCAAGTTCGACGCCGCGGTGGCGCGCACCCGCTCGCGGCCGATCCCCTCGGGGCAGGTCACGGTGCGTCAGGCGCTCCTCTGGCTCGTCGTGCAGGTGGGGGTCTCGGCGGCGATCCTGCTCAGCTTCAACACCGCCTCGATCGTGCTTGGCGTGGTCGCGCTCTTGCCGGTCGCGGTCTATCCCTTCGCCAAACGCTTCACCTGGTGGCCGCAGGCCTTCCTCGGCATCGCCTTCAACTGGGGCGCGCTGGTCGGCTGGACGGCGCATGCCGGCTCGCTCTCGGCGGGGGCTGTGCTGCTCTACCTCTCGGGCCTCGTCTGGACGCTCTTCTACGACACGATCTACGCCCATCAGGACAAGGAAGACGACGCGCTGATCGGGGTGAAATCCACCGCGCGGCTCTTTGGCGAGGATTCGGCCCATTGGCTGACCGGGTTTCTGGTGGTCTCGGTGGGGCTGATGGCGGCGGGGGTGCTGGTGGCGCTTTTGCCCGATGCGCCGCCGCTGACGCTCGCGCTGGCCATTGCGGCGCCCTGGGCGTTTGGCTGGCATATGCTGTGGCAATTGCGCCGGCTCGACATCGACGACACCGAAACCTGCCTGCGGCTTTTCCGCGCCAACCGCGATACCGGGCTGATCGTTGCGCTGTTTCTTGCCGCCGCCGCAATCGTCTGA
- a CDS encoding OmpA family protein, with the protein MPKRATILTAAAFLAAFVLSGFIAGGSATVIEMRTRKDIRLAMEENGHGWVSVYTDGLQVVLQGTAPSEAARFRAVTVASRIVDAARILDNTDVENTDAIAPPAFSLEVLRNDDGISLIGLVPSTLDRAALVEGLKTVAADGKVTDMLEAADYPVPQGWELAMDFALETLKTLPRAKISVDPGAVAVEAITDSPAEKARVETSLARRRPADLKVKFDIAAPRPVITPFTLRFVMDAEGPRFDACSADTARARDRILAAAREAGAKGTLGCTIGMGTPSPDWGAASAMAIGALKELGAGTVTFSDADIVLSAADTVAPAAFDKVVGELESNLPEVFSLKAELQKTEAAAGAVPEFTATLSPEGKVDLRGRVLDARQRDAVENFARARFGSDAVYGGTRVDGDLPAGWPARTLAGLEALAQLEEGKVVVRPDLVSVEGISGNKQASDIIARILARGLGEAAPIDLALRYDARLDPALSLPDGASCVARLNAVLADHKITFEPGSAKIAAEGEKPVEALVTAMKGCENYRMELAGHTDSQGSEAMNQELSQARAAAVLSALRTRRVLTGNITAKGYGESQPIADNGTEEGREANRRIEFVLLDEKPVGEAKLEVLPAPKLAPEGVSALQGDDAALEFDTEDAGPMEQGGTMDDAPPIPEGAAAAAEAPAEAPAEPAAEAVAEPATAPTPEPAPETAPADTPAADLPPEVAAAQDPAIEIPVAPADTSPARPKPRPARN; encoded by the coding sequence ATGCCCAAGCGCGCCACGATCCTCACCGCCGCCGCGTTCCTTGCCGCCTTCGTGCTTTCGGGGTTCATCGCGGGGGGCTCGGCGACCGTGATCGAGATGCGCACCCGCAAGGATATCCGCCTCGCGATGGAGGAAAACGGCCACGGCTGGGTCTCGGTCTATACCGACGGCTTGCAGGTGGTGTTGCAGGGCACCGCGCCCTCCGAGGCCGCGCGGTTCCGGGCGGTGACGGTGGCGAGCCGGATCGTCGATGCCGCGCGGATCCTCGACAACACCGATGTCGAGAACACCGATGCGATCGCGCCGCCGGCCTTCTCGCTCGAGGTGCTGCGCAATGATGACGGGATCTCGCTCATTGGCCTCGTGCCGAGCACGCTCGACCGCGCCGCGCTGGTCGAGGGGCTGAAAACGGTGGCGGCCGATGGCAAGGTCACCGATATGCTCGAGGCCGCCGATTACCCGGTGCCGCAGGGCTGGGAGCTCGCGATGGATTTCGCGCTCGAGACGCTGAAGACCCTGCCGCGCGCGAAGATCTCGGTCGACCCCGGCGCGGTCGCGGTTGAGGCGATCACCGACAGCCCCGCCGAGAAAGCCCGCGTCGAGACCTCTCTGGCGCGCCGCCGCCCGGCCGATCTGAAGGTGAAATTCGACATCGCCGCGCCGCGCCCGGTGATCACGCCCTTCACGCTGCGTTTCGTGATGGATGCCGAGGGCCCGCGCTTTGACGCCTGTTCGGCCGATACCGCGCGCGCCCGCGACCGGATCCTCGCCGCCGCGCGCGAGGCGGGCGCGAAGGGCACGCTCGGCTGCACGATCGGCATGGGCACGCCCTCGCCCGATTGGGGCGCCGCGAGCGCGATGGCGATCGGCGCGCTCAAGGAGCTCGGCGCGGGCACGGTGACCTTCTCGGACGCCGATATCGTGCTCTCGGCCGCCGATACGGTGGCGCCCGCGGCCTTCGACAAGGTGGTGGGCGAGCTCGAATCGAACCTGCCCGAGGTGTTCTCGCTGAAGGCCGAGCTGCAGAAGACAGAGGCCGCCGCCGGCGCCGTGCCCGAGTTCACCGCGACGCTGAGCCCCGAGGGCAAGGTCGATCTGCGCGGCCGCGTGCTCGATGCGCGCCAGCGCGATGCGGTGGAGAATTTCGCCCGCGCGCGGTTCGGCTCGGATGCGGTCTATGGCGGCACGCGGGTCGATGGCGATCTGCCGGCGGGCTGGCCCGCGCGCACGCTCGCCGGGCTCGAGGCGCTCGCGCAGCTCGAGGAGGGCAAGGTCGTGGTGCGCCCCGATCTCGTCTCGGTCGAGGGGATCAGCGGCAACAAGCAGGCCTCCGACATCATCGCGCGGATCCTCGCGCGCGGCCTTGGCGAGGCGGCGCCGATCGACCTTGCGCTGCGCTATGATGCGCGGCTCGACCCGGCGCTTTCGCTGCCCGACGGGGCGAGCTGCGTGGCGCGGCTGAACGCGGTTCTCGCCGATCACAAGATCACCTTCGAGCCCGGCTCGGCCAAGATCGCGGCCGAGGGCGAGAAGCCGGTCGAGGCGCTGGTCACGGCGATGAAGGGCTGCGAGAATTACCGCATGGAGCTCGCCGGCCATACCGACAGCCAGGGCAGCGAGGCGATGAACCAGGAGCTCTCGCAGGCGCGGGCGGCGGCAGTGCTGAGCGCGCTGCGCACGCGCCGGGTGCTGACCGGCAATATCACCGCGAAGGGCTATGGCGAGAGCCAGCCGATCGCTGATAACGGCACCGAGGAGGGTCGCGAGGCCAATCGGCGGATCGAATTCGTGCTGCTCGATGAAAAGCCGGTGGGCGAGGCCAAGCTCGAGGTTCTGCCCGCGCCGAAGCTTGCCCCCGAGGGGGTGAGCGCCTTGCAAGGCGATGATGCCGCGCTCGAGTTCGACACCGAGGATGCGGGCCCGATGGAGCAGGGCGGCACGATGGACGATGCGCCGCCGATCCCCGAGGGCGCGGCCGCCGCCGCCGAGGCGCCCGCCGAAGCGCCGGCAGAGCCCGCCGCGGAGGCCGTTGCAGAGCCCGCCACCGCGCCCACCCCGGAGCCCGCCCCGGAGACCGCGCCCGCCGATACGCCCGCGGCCGATCTGCCGCCCGAGGTTGCCGCCGCGCAGGACCCCGCGATCGAGATCCCGGTCGCACCCGCCGACACATCGCCCGCCCGCCCCAAGCCGCGCCCGGCGCGTAACTGA
- a CDS encoding formate dehydrogenase subunit delta, producing MTADTQADKLIRMANQIATFFEVQPGDRAEAVAAHINDNWSAPMRAELLDALAAPELKALVREAAPLILRARR from the coding sequence ATGACCGCCGACACCCAAGCCGACAAACTGATCCGCATGGCCAATCAGATCGCGACCTTCTTCGAGGTGCAGCCCGGCGACCGGGCCGAGGCGGTGGCCGCCCATATCAACGACAACTGGTCCGCGCCGATGCGCGCCGAACTTCTGGACGCGCTCGCGGCGCCGGAGCTCAAGGCGCTGGTGCGCGAGGCGGCGCCGCTGATCCTGCGCGCGCGGCGCTGA